A genomic window from Camelina sativa cultivar DH55 chromosome 2, Cs, whole genome shotgun sequence includes:
- the LOC104728403 gene encoding ubiquitin-conjugating enzyme E2 10, whose amino-acid sequence MASKRILKELKDLQKDPPTSCSAGPVAEDMFHWQATIMGPSESPYAGGVFLVTIHFPPDYPFKPPKVAFRTKVFHPNINSNGSICLDILKEQWSPALTISKVLLSICSLLTDPNPDDPLVPEIAHMYKTDKNKYESTARSWTQKYAMG is encoded by the exons ATGGCGTCGAAGCGGATCTTGAAGGAATTGAAGGATCTCCAGAAGGATCCACCTACATCATGTAGCGCAG GTCCAGTTGCTGAAGACATGTTTCATTGGCAGGCAACGATAATGGGTCCTTCAGAGAGTCCATACGCTGGAGGTGTTTTCCTTGTAACCATCCATTTCCCTCCGGATTACCCTTTCAAGCCTCCTAAG GTGGCCTTTAGGACCAAGGTGTTCCATCCCAACATTAATAGCAACGGTAGCATTTGCCTCGACATCTTGAAGGAGCAGTGGAGTCCTGCACTCACCATTTCCAAG GTGCTGTTATCGATCTGTTCTTTGTTGACTGATCCAAACCCGGATGATCCTTTGGTTCCCGAGATAGCTCATATGTACAAGACTGACAAGAACAAGTACGAGTCAA